A region of the Primulina eburnea isolate SZY01 chromosome 7, ASM2296580v1, whole genome shotgun sequence genome:
AAACTCAAAAGAGACCaaattaaataactaaaattgcaatttttttaataataatcgcATGTGTACTAGAATGGGTAAATTAATTGCAACGACCAATAATTTAGATTTGTTAAAGACAATGTGAACAGTAATGGCTTACAAACCGTTTGGCTTTGAATTTGCATGCGAAAACTTGAGCTTGTATGGAAAGACTTGATGATGATATAAAAAAACTAGCTACTACTTTCTTTGAAAAAAAaaccaagaaaaaaaataattaaattttacccCTTTATACCTACCTCTATTGATTTTTCTCACAAATACTCCATCCATatgattttcattttttaatgtTAATGGACTATATTttacatataaataaataagaaaacGTTAAATTTTTGATTTTGTAACTCGTATGTTTttcattttatatcatgttgTCATTTCAATACTCTAATGAAAAATAACTGAAATCCgaaggaaaaaatatataaattagttGACTTAGGTTGGAAGAAAACTTTTCTTATAAATATTTTCCTCTCTTTTCCTTCTTTCAAAATCTCTCAAACAaccaataaaaaaataagaCAATGAAATTAATGAAAACTGTATAGTAAACAAAAAGTACTCTGCAGTATAGGGAATAAACCAGCACCTCCATTCTGGTTGGACCCTTTAAACTTTTAGTCAAACCTTTAGCTTTCTTACATCGACCTCCCCCTAGTTTCTTCTTAAATTATTGCATATTTCTTCCTACTTTTCGGTGGGTAGTTGGCCAGCAGCAATGTCATAATAATAAATTACAAACAAGTTAACcataaaaattttcaaattattgtcGACGTCCCACCCATTTTAGAAATTTGGAACCATTTTCGTGtcaatttttttacaaattgttgggtgtaataattgtctctgcttagtagagcgatcgaacccgCGTGGTACTTGAGCTGATGTTCggttttaaaagatttgagttgcactattaccactagctatagtttTTGTTAAAGCGgaaagcactcggtcctacacaaAATTTGTAAATCGAGATGAATAATGATCGGATTAAAAATCGAAATGAattatgaaaattatatttgtcCTTTTCAAAATGTATTTGTAGACATGAAATTAAAGTATATATGTACTTATTGCTCCAAAGGCTTGAAAATGACCCCATATACACGGAACATGAAAGAAATGAGAGCCCGAGTCATTAAACAAGGAGCTCTAATAATTTCGTGGCGCCAAAAAAGAAATTAAAGCAGCTATTCACATGAACAAGATCGAACTAACTTTAGCCACACTTAAGGCAATTGAATTCCGAACGAAGCAGCTCAACAGCACTGGCATTAATTACCAccgatgtatatatatatatatatatatatatatgatcgtCACAacttgcatgcaatatatatatatatatatatatatatatatatatataaattcataTAAAACCAAGAAAAGAAACTAGATCGAAAAACGTAATGGGACCATACGTGCTAGTGTTACTATGGTTGCTGCACTTACTATCGAAGAGTAGCACGAGTGCCAAAATCCCGGCAATTGTCGTGTTTGGAGACTCCTCGGTCGATGCGGGCAACAATAACCAGCTCCCGACGATTGCTCGTAGCAATTTCGAGCCGTACGGGCGTGATTTCACGGGTGGACGACCCACGGGAAGGTTCTCGAATGGCCGGATTCCGACCGATTTCATATCCGAGGCCGTTGGCCTGAAGTCGCTTGTTCCTGCTTACTTGGACCCTACTTATAATATCTCGGATTTTGCTGTTGGTGTCACTTTTGCTTCAGCTGGGACTGGATATGATACTGCTACTTCGGATGTGTTGGTAATTTAGTACAAATGTTTTTTCAGTCTTAGTGTTCGGATATTTTCTAACCTCTCGAATGCATATTTATGTAGCCAACGTAACGTTGATAAAATTTTCAGGGTGTGATACCTTTGTGGAAGGAATTGGAATACTACAAAGATTACCAAACGAAACTACGAGCCTATCTTGGAGATGAGAAAGCTAATCAAACTATTGGTGAGGCGTTGTACATTATGAGTATAGGGACCAACGATTTCTTGGAGAACTACTACGCATTCCCACCAAGAAGACGATCGCAGTACACCATCGATCAGTACCAACAATTTCTCGTCGGGATCGCCAAGAATTTCACCATCAACCTTTACAACCTCGGGGCTCGTAAGATCTCCCTCGGAGGCCTTCCCCCGATGGGTTGCATGCCCTTGGAACGAGCACGAAATTTCGCAAACACCAACGATTGTGTTGACTCCTACAACATAGTAGCCATGAGTTTCAATGACAAGCTGAGAGGTCTGGTGTCGAACCTAACCCAAGAACTAGTTGGGGTGGACCTTGTCTTCTCCAATCCCTATTACATTCTTCTACAAATGGTTAAAAGACCTTCCTTATATGGTATGTTTTTTGCCACTTGATTTGTTTTAGGACCTAGTCCTTCTCCAACCTAATAAATGAATCATATCAATCTCGAAATCGACccgatttatatataaatattttgttaaatgTAGTTTGTGTGACGATATATATGCAGGGTTCGATGTATCTGGAGTGGGATGTTGCGCTACGGGGATGTTCGAGATGGGGTATGCATGTAATGAACGTAATCCTTTTacatgcagggatgcaaataaATACGTATTTTGGGATGCTTTTCATCCAACCGAGCGAGCAAACCAAATAGTATCCGATCATGTGGTTAAGACAGCTTTGTACAAGTTCTTGGTTTGATTTGAATTATGTAGCAGAAAACAAGTGTTTTGTTCAAGTCTCGGTCAGATTATcagatatattatatatatacatatatattatatgtagtTTCATAAATAatgtttcatttatttttttattttgttggtATATTATATTGTACATACATATATGTTAGTCCATCTAAATTTTGAACGGGTGAGTTTATTAGTGTTGGATTGCTATAAATCATATACGTGTTTTTATGTCGAATTCTTGTGATGTATTGCTTGATCGTTATAGCTTTGCTAgagttgaaaaacaatataaATTATGTGATACTCATAACTATCAGATTCCAACCTTGGATCCAGCGAGTGTACCCTATTTGTGTGCGTGTGTCTATATATTTGTGGACAAGCCAAGTATAATGTGGTCGAATTGCTTTAGAAGGGAGTAAAGGAACCTTTCCTTTTCTAGAGGAAAAATCTGTTATGACTAAAGCTTGACGAGTTTTTAATGGCAATTCGCCGACTGACTCACAGCAAGTGCAATACATATTACATCTCACATCACCAAGCAGGTTTTTATCAAAAATCACATTTTTGTGGTATTACTGTATTTAATTCTCAGTGCCCATCAGTTCTTCGAGGGAGAATTCATCTTCTTCAATAACTTCCCCATCTTTGCCATCCCATGCTTCGGTCTTCACAATTGTCGGGTCACCTTGCATGGGCAGATTGCCCTTTCCACCACGTCCAGCTTCTTTGACAAACTCTCTGAGAAAACGAATGAACATAAAACCCAGTTCACAGGAGCGAGGAAATAGAGAGTGGAAAATGGATTCAACAAATGCTTACATAATATGGTCACGCTCGAATGCACTTTTCAGTGGAGCATATGCTTTCTTCTTTAGATTCAGGGCTACCATAGCTGGATATCCATAGCCACCAACTCCAACATGCTTCTCAAGATCTGGCTGCTTACCGGAAGCAGCCCAAACATAACTGCAGCATCAGTAAAAACTCTAGTCTTGGTTAAGTTTGCAATAAGCCACAAGTTTCAGACATACTTCTGATGCTTTCTTCAATGAAACATAGAAAGGTATTTTCTTGCCTGTAAGGGCTCTTTCTAAATTTCTCTGCGACTGATAACAAAAGCTCAAGGTACTTATTTCTACCGTCAGCTTTGGAATCCAGTATGTCAGGGAGGAAGGCCACAAAGCAGATGGCAGCCGAGCCACATTTCTCTTCCATAACATCCTAAAGAGGATAATACTGAAGTCCTTGAGTAAAATGAACAGCAAAAGAATgaaaaaatggaaaatgtttAGGGACAGAGATATACCGGACTAATCAATTCAGTCACTTCAGGAGGAGCGGCATTTGCTTCCAGCTGCTCCAAGGCAAAGGATTCAATTGCTGGGGCTGATCTTGCACCTTCATATGGGAAGGGGCTGTCTTTGTCAGCACCAAACACCAAGATTGTTGGAAATCCTTGTACATTATATCTGCTCATCAAAGACTGGAAACTCTTACGGGTTAGAGATGTGCTGCTTAATGACTTGTAACATTTgcaagtcggaattgaattttCTTTACCATAGTCCCTAATTACAACAATGATTGATAATGCCTCAAGAATGAGCACAAATCTACAAGTACATTGCCGGCTATGGTGATTAAGGATGACCAGCTACAGTGCTTCACTGACTTGTGATAATCGATACTAAGGATATACAAAACAAACCATAACATTCAAGTCGGCTACATCCAAACATTAGGTTCATGGATGCCAAATGGATTGATGGGCTTAAGAGTGTCTTTCACAGGCACACGTAATGTTTGACGTGGTCTTAAATTCATCTGAGAACTAATATCAAATGGCTACAAATTAAGGAGAAATACATAAAATCTCATGTTTCTACTTATTACGTTGATTGCATATGCTTGTAGTGTTCATGATTTATGCTTTGAGCCCTAATTGCTGCTTGTTGTAATTTGAAAAATAGATATAGATCTTGAATTAATATACTGAAATTATGAGCACCCCAGTAAAATCTTACCAAAGTTTACCTTCCAATGGCCAATATAGGGAGTGTAATCAACAACAGTGTGATGATCTTTAACTTATATGAAAGAGAATACGTGGCAATCAACAGCGTTGCAATGATCTTTAACTTAAATATGAAAACTAACATGACACAAACAATGTCACAAGTGAGTAGTGTCTTGACGCTTACCTTCTCTGCGTCACAGTCCACGTGACCCAATTTCACCTGGCCCCTGAGATTACTGGCTGCTTTCTTCCACTCGGGAGCAAGTTTCTTGCAGTGTCCACACCTTCATGGTAAGAGAATAGATCACAAGCCAAAACGGTTTTGACTCAAGAGATTCATAACAGTATAATAGCAATTAACTTTCACAAAAACTGAACCCGTTTCACATttcaattttgtgatacagatctctGACCCGAACAGtgccataaaaaatattaatttttatttcaaaagtattactttttcacTGTAAGTACGAACCGCGCGTCTCACGGAGACTATCTCGCATGAGACTTACTCATTAACTTTAACCACGAGGGTGAGAAACATCAGTATAAGAACAACTGATTCGTAAAAATAAATGACAAGGAACATACTCCAATATGATGCAGCACATAGCTATAGGAATATAGTTTTTTTGCCAGTCAAGCGTGTACTAGAAGGACAGGCATTTGACATAGCCAATAAACCTACCAACTTAAATGGATTGACTTACCAAGGGGCAAAGAACTCCACAATCCATAGTTCTTTGCTTTTATGTACCAATTCGTCAAAATTACGCGAATTCAGTTCGACTGACTCACTGGGTTCTGACTTTTGACTTGATCCCCCTGTTGACTTCCCATTCAGGCGTTCCTTCAAAAGCGCTTTGATCTGTATTAAAATcgaatatcataaaaatatcacAACCTTGACTCCTGAAAATTTACAAGATTATCTTGCAAATTTAGTTCAAATAGCAGGTCGCGGTGGAGAAAAAAATGTTCATGGTATTTTCCCTGTGGATTCTTCCATGCCGATAGCATTATACTGCTTCCAGTAAATGTGAAATGGAAGGTATCaataaatactaaaattaatattaaaaccATTAGTTCCAAGAGTCACTATTACCTGCTGTAGTGCAAATTCTGCAATGGGCTTGACATCCCGAGCTCCTTGGTAATCTACAGGGGGTTTCCCCGGGGCAAAGACCTTTATGGTTGGAAAACCTCTAATTCCATATTCCTTCAGAACACGTGGAGGATGAAAGATCACAACATCAGAGAAAACCAGGCAAATTTATGTTGCTTTAGTGAGATTAAGATATAATAATCAGCAATCGATGTTGAAAATTAACATAGTTAGCAGAAATTACTCAGGAAAAGACCTAGAGAAACAAAACATACGAGGTTTCATCTTCAATTCACATAAGGACAAAAAGTCATTGAAAATCGTGTAGCTTATTCAGCCAGAATGGCCAAGATCAGGTAGCAAGTTGGAAAATTACAAAATGTGGTTTCATTTGCTTCATAGCCTAGCACTACGAGCATGATATTATGGTTTGGAAGTAGCATGACATATTTTCCCAGCACACGAATATTGACATGATCCTTATAGACAGCATACCcaactttttcttttttaaaaaattgaccTTTACTGACAAGGATAAATATAGTTCCTCACTTCCTCATTAGCTGAATTTCTTTAAATTAGCCACTAGCATAAAGACCACAATACTCAACAAGAAGGCACCTGCGCAAGTGACTTGTGAGCATCAGCATCTAGAGCGGCCACAGTTGCTACACCTTTCAAGACACTAGCTGCCTTCTCCCAAGTTGGTGTCAACGCTTGACAATGACCGCACCAAGGTGCGAAGAACTCAACCAATACAACGCCATTTGAATTTACAACCTGCATTACATTTATACCAAGAAATCACGAAAGTTTAAAACACAAGGTCGCTGATCGATAGAAAAACTGGATAGAACAACCTAATGATGGAATTTTGGAAAGGTCTGAGAAAAAACCAACAAAACgtaaatgaaaatgaaaaatgacAAGCAGTTGCCTGATCAAATCGTATGCGTGTCAAAAGAGTTTGAGTAAATTGACAGCTTTGGAATTTAAATCCTTCAATTTTCGTATACGATCCGTCATTTTAATCACATTTTGTCGATAATGAAGAATTCCAAAATTCAACACAAAACCCTTCACCCTGAAGTCCAAACTCCTTAATTCCATTGACATAAACTAATATCACGACAAAGTGGCCTTAAATCCAGAAGTCGACTAAGCTATCGTATCATCAATATATCACAAACACACGATTCCGGATATACCAAAGCACGGGGAAATCAGAGCATACTCTATACCTTGGAGTTGAAATTGTTAGGGTTCAACTGAAGAACGGGGGACGAAGGCCCGTACAATCCATAAACGCCATTTGCGATCAGCTCCACTACAGAAAACAGTAGCAGTTGAATCAATATCGATGTATGCATTGTTGGCTTCTGTTGATAGCTCGCGAATGAAATCGGGACATGATTTTGTGCTGTGTTATTCTGTTCTCTTGCTACGTCTGCTCAGCCAATGGCACAATGCCACGTCAGCTTTGAGATGTCAAATTAGTATTTTACTCGAAATATTATTCAATTTTTAAACTTTGTATTTAAATCTATTTAGGTTTTTGAGTAAATCATAATCGCCCGAGCCATCTTTCCGTCTGAGAACATATGAATTAACATCCTTCGTTCTTTTGTAAAACTACTTAAATAGTTGGTAGAGTCGATCTCATTTGTTCgtaaacttgtgtgagacaatttcacagatcgtattttatgagacgaatatcttatttgagtcatccataaaaaaatatttgtatattaaaaatattattttttattataaatatagataAAATTGATCGTCTGTCTGTGTTATAAAGAAGCCAACAATGCATAAATAACACACACGCCAAGAAAGATGATTGATTATACAAAAACTGCGTATGAGAGAGATGAAATGAGATTACATACATTTACACATGACGTCCCATCTATACAAGTATTGAGAGTCCTGCATAGAAATGTCTCCCACGGCCAAGTATGAGAGGGGATGAATAGACGACCAAGAATATATATACATGACAATGAACACATTCACTCGTCAATAAAAATGATAACAAAGTAACTGCGAATGAGagggatgaagagagaagcCTAAAGGTATCATGAAATTTCTACACCCGGTCGATAAAACCTTGACAACGACACCAGGGATTGAGAAGTTGCATCATAAAAATACATTCCTGTAATCTACTATGTATTCATCGCTGCCCGGCTGCAGATCTTTGGGGTGCAGCCACTAAATATACAGATGATATTAGCCGGTGTGAATGTCTGTCTATCCATTTATAAACCTTTGTGTGAGTCAATTAAACTACTTGGACTTCACTTTGTGCTGAG
Encoded here:
- the LOC140836524 gene encoding GDSL esterase/lipase At2g04570-like, whose protein sequence is MGPYVLVLLWLLHLLSKSSTSAKIPAIVVFGDSSVDAGNNNQLPTIARSNFEPYGRDFTGGRPTGRFSNGRIPTDFISEAVGLKSLVPAYLDPTYNISDFAVGVTFASAGTGYDTATSDVLGVIPLWKELEYYKDYQTKLRAYLGDEKANQTIGEALYIMSIGTNDFLENYYAFPPRRRSQYTIDQYQQFLVGIAKNFTINLYNLGARKISLGGLPPMGCMPLERARNFANTNDCVDSYNIVAMSFNDKLRGLVSNLTQELVGVDLVFSNPYYILLQMVKRPSLYGFDVSGVGCCATGMFEMGYACNERNPFTCRDANKYVFWDAFHPTERANQIVSDHVVKTALYKFLV
- the LOC140836523 gene encoding protein disulfide isomerase-like 2-3; this encodes MHTSILIQLLLFSVVELIANGVYGLYGPSSPVLQLNPNNFNSKVVNSNGVVLVEFFAPWCGHCQALTPTWEKAASVLKGVATVAALDADAHKSLAQEYGIRGFPTIKVFAPGKPPVDYQGARDVKPIAEFALQQIKALLKERLNGKSTGGSSQKSEPSESVELNSRNFDELVHKSKELWIVEFFAPWCGHCKKLAPEWKKAASNLRGQVKLGHVDCDAEKSLMSRYNVQGFPTILVFGADKDSPFPYEGARSAPAIESFALEQLEANAAPPEVTELISPDVMEEKCGSAAICFVAFLPDILDSKADGRNKYLELLLSVAEKFRKSPYSYVWAASGKQPDLEKHVGVGGYGYPAMVALNLKKKAYAPLKSAFERDHIIEFVKEAGRGGKGNLPMQGDPTIVKTEAWDGKDGEVIEEDEFSLEELMGTEN